Proteins from one Thermobifida alba genomic window:
- a CDS encoding serine/threonine-protein kinase, protein MAQPERFGRYRVLRRLGSGSFATVWLGHDDLLDTPVAIKVLAENWAHNLDIHQRFVEEARILRQADSEWLVRVHDIGTLPDDRPYFVMTYADRGSVADRIAAGPLPMDEALRLLTEIGQGVTVLHRHGTIHRDIKPSNVLLQSSPVGERVLVADLGFAKSIDEASGFTASAGTPGYMSPEQSVIGGDIDVRADVYSLGAVAYELLTGKRPPRPPVRVPPSRLRPGLPPALDELIMSALSPNRGDRPPDAATFTSRIREIRMSPDLALATPWWQRYRTAWTRLGAAVAVVAAVLATTSAAAASPRLPMMEVYDSSGELRVRIPTPWVRQMQLNGWSPRELGVPGGHEPGLLVATDLAAWPDPEQEVSGLFAGLFAADSQPPDLDLLISADLCAGEPQQQHFTNDHWDGELWQWSDCVPDGPAGGAFTAAALRHRDHERTLYLEIRQSEHQPRTVAEILEGVRLTS, encoded by the coding sequence GTGGCACAACCGGAACGTTTCGGGCGTTACCGCGTCCTACGGCGACTGGGTTCGGGCTCGTTCGCCACGGTCTGGTTAGGACACGACGACCTGCTCGACACCCCGGTCGCAATCAAGGTGCTCGCCGAGAACTGGGCACACAACCTCGACATCCACCAGCGTTTCGTCGAGGAGGCGCGCATCCTGCGCCAGGCCGACTCCGAGTGGCTGGTGCGCGTCCACGACATCGGGACCCTGCCCGACGACCGCCCCTACTTCGTCATGACCTACGCCGACCGGGGCAGCGTCGCCGACCGGATCGCCGCGGGCCCCCTGCCGATGGACGAGGCGCTGCGCCTGCTCACCGAGATCGGCCAGGGCGTCACCGTGCTGCACCGGCACGGCACCATCCACCGCGACATCAAGCCGTCCAACGTACTGCTGCAGTCCAGTCCGGTCGGCGAACGGGTGCTCGTCGCCGACCTGGGATTCGCCAAGAGCATCGACGAGGCCTCCGGGTTCACCGCGTCCGCGGGCACCCCCGGCTACATGTCCCCCGAGCAGAGCGTCATCGGCGGCGACATCGACGTGCGCGCGGACGTCTACTCGCTGGGCGCGGTCGCCTACGAACTGCTCACCGGAAAACGCCCGCCGCGCCCGCCGGTACGGGTCCCGCCGAGCCGGCTGCGCCCCGGCCTGCCGCCCGCCCTGGACGAACTGATCATGTCGGCGCTCTCGCCGAACCGCGGCGACCGTCCCCCCGACGCGGCCACCTTCACCTCCCGCATCCGGGAGATCCGCATGTCGCCCGACCTGGCTCTGGCCACGCCGTGGTGGCAGCGGTACCGCACCGCCTGGACGCGCCTGGGCGCCGCGGTCGCGGTGGTGGCCGCGGTGCTCGCGACGACCTCGGCCGCCGCGGCCTCCCCGCGGCTGCCGATGATGGAGGTCTACGACTCCAGCGGCGAACTCCGCGTCCGGATCCCCACCCCGTGGGTCCGCCAGATGCAGCTCAACGGCTGGTCGCCGCGGGAGTTGGGCGTGCCGGGCGGCCACGAGCCGGGTCTGCTGGTCGCCACCGACCTGGCTGCCTGGCCCGACCCCGAACAGGAGGTGTCCGGCCTGTTCGCCGGCCTGTTCGCCGCCGACTCCCAGCCTCCGGACCTGGACCTGCTGATCTCCGCCGACCTCTGTGCGGGAGAGCCGCAACAGCAGCACTTCACCAACGACCACTGGGACGGTGAGCTGTGGCAGTGGTCGGACTGCGTCCCCGACGGCCCTGCGGGAGGCGCGTTCACCGCGGCCGCCCTGCGGCACCGCGACCACGAACGGACCCTGTACCTGGAGATCCGCCAGTCCGAACACCAGCCCCGGACCGTGGCGGAGATCCTGGAGGGCGTCCGGCTGACGTCGTGA
- a CDS encoding RNA polymerase sigma factor: MTQADQSSGSIHPAPAPGEEESLEQLALRAKEGDQAALEELLRRIQPDVLRRCARFLPYRQDAEEACQDALMRVAANIHRFRGDSMFTTWLYTVVSNSARQTYRSLKRRAAELPTEADRLPHRSDPRTTSVIAGSRIDLLEALDQLERDRPNLVAPLVLRDLCQMEYGEIAAQLDLALGTVKSRIHEGRKRVRKALAVN; this comes from the coding sequence GTGACCCAAGCAGACCAGTCTTCCGGATCAATACATCCTGCCCCCGCCCCGGGCGAGGAGGAGTCCCTGGAGCAGTTGGCGCTGCGTGCCAAGGAGGGGGACCAGGCCGCGCTCGAAGAACTCCTGCGCCGTATCCAACCCGATGTCCTGCGCCGCTGCGCCCGCTTCCTGCCCTACCGGCAGGACGCGGAGGAGGCGTGTCAGGACGCGCTGATGCGGGTGGCCGCCAACATCCACCGGTTCCGTGGCGACTCGATGTTCACGACCTGGCTCTACACCGTGGTCTCCAACTCCGCGCGGCAGACCTACCGGTCGCTGAAGCGGCGGGCCGCGGAACTGCCCACCGAGGCCGACCGCCTCCCGCACCGCAGCGACCCGCGCACCACCAGCGTCATCGCGGGCTCGCGGATCGACCTGCTGGAGGCGCTCGACCAGCTGGAGCGCGACCGGCCCAACCTGGTGGCGCCGCTGGTGCTGCGGGACCTGTGCCAGATGGAGTACGGGGAGATCGCCGCCCAGCTCGACCTGGCCCTCGGCACGGTCAAGTCACGCATCCACGAGGGCCGCAAGCGGGTCCGCAAGGCCCTCGCGGTGAACTGA
- a CDS encoding isoprenyl transferase → MWLLRIPLYRLYERRLERALSTVEKPRHVGVILDGNRRWAKLSGLSSPREGHRAGAEKIFELLGWCDEVGVQVVTLWLLSTDNLSRPREELEPLLEIIENTVRRLREEGRRVNPMGALDLLPDSTSRTMKEAGDATAHNPGLIVNVAVGYGGRREIADAVRSLLLAEAAKGTTLEELAERLDMDHIAEHLYTRGQPDPDLLIRTSGEQRLSGFLLWQSAHSEFYFCEVFWPAFRKVDFLRALRSYSVRQRRFGS, encoded by the coding sequence ATGTGGCTGTTGCGCATCCCTCTCTACCGGCTGTACGAGCGACGTCTGGAGCGGGCGCTCAGCACGGTCGAGAAGCCCCGGCACGTGGGAGTGATCCTCGACGGGAACCGTCGGTGGGCCAAGCTCAGCGGGTTGTCCAGTCCCAGGGAGGGGCACCGGGCCGGAGCCGAGAAGATCTTCGAGCTGCTCGGCTGGTGCGACGAGGTCGGGGTGCAGGTGGTCACCCTGTGGCTGCTGTCCACCGACAACCTCTCCCGGCCGCGCGAGGAGCTGGAACCGCTGCTGGAGATCATCGAGAACACCGTGCGGCGGCTCCGCGAGGAGGGGCGGCGGGTCAACCCCATGGGCGCCCTCGACCTGCTGCCCGACTCCACCTCCCGGACGATGAAGGAGGCCGGCGACGCCACGGCGCACAACCCGGGCCTGATCGTGAACGTCGCGGTGGGCTACGGGGGGCGCCGCGAGATCGCCGACGCCGTCCGGTCGCTGCTGCTGGCGGAGGCCGCCAAGGGCACCACGCTGGAGGAGCTGGCCGAGCGGCTGGACATGGACCACATCGCCGAGCACCTCTACACCCGCGGCCAGCCCGATCCCGACCTGCTCATCCGGACCTCGGGGGAGCAGCGCCTCTCCGGTTTCCTGCTCTGGCAGAGCGCGCACTCGGAGTTCTACTTCTGCGAGGTCTTCTGGCCCGCGTTCCGCAAGGTCGACTTCCTGCGCGCACTGCGCTCCTACAGCGTGCGGCAGCGGCGTTTCGGCTCCTGA
- a CDS encoding PhoH family protein — MLDTSVLLADPLSITRFAEHEVVLPIVVITELESKRHHPELGYFAREALRKLDDLRVAFGALDSPVAVNDQGGTLRVELNHSDPEILPAGFRQGDNDTRILTVARNLAAENHDVVLVSKDLPLRIKASSVGLAADEYRAELAIEHGWTGMAELEVPAYRIEELFAHGTTEIDEARDLPCHTGLVLVSERGKALGRVLPDKSVKVVRGDRDVFGLHGRSAEQRIALDLLTDPEVGIVSLGGRAGTGKSALALCAGLDAVLERRQHRKVVVFRPLYAVGGQDLGYLPGTEYEKMTPWSQAVHDTLSALTTQDVIDEVVDRGMLEVLPLTHIRGRSLHDSFVIVDEAQSLERGVLLTVLSRLGENSRVVLTHDVAQRDNLRVGRYDGVVAVIEKLKGHPLFAHITLTRSERSPIAALVTEMLEG; from the coding sequence GTGCTCGACACCAGCGTCCTGCTGGCGGACCCCCTGTCGATCACCCGTTTCGCCGAGCACGAGGTGGTCCTGCCGATCGTCGTCATCACCGAACTCGAAAGCAAGCGGCACCACCCCGAACTGGGCTACTTCGCCCGCGAGGCGCTGCGCAAGCTCGACGACCTGCGGGTCGCCTTCGGCGCCCTCGACTCCCCGGTGGCGGTCAACGACCAGGGCGGCACGCTGCGGGTGGAACTCAACCACAGCGATCCCGAGATCCTGCCGGCCGGGTTCCGGCAGGGGGACAACGACACCCGCATCCTGACCGTGGCGCGCAACCTCGCCGCCGAGAACCACGACGTGGTGCTGGTCAGCAAGGACCTCCCGCTGCGGATCAAGGCGTCGTCGGTGGGACTGGCCGCGGACGAGTACCGTGCCGAACTGGCCATCGAGCACGGGTGGACCGGCATGGCGGAGCTGGAGGTGCCGGCGTACCGGATCGAGGAACTCTTCGCCCACGGCACCACCGAGATCGACGAGGCGCGCGACCTGCCCTGCCACACGGGTCTGGTGCTGGTCTCCGAGCGCGGCAAGGCGCTGGGCCGGGTGCTGCCCGACAAGTCGGTCAAGGTGGTGCGCGGCGACCGCGACGTGTTCGGGCTGCACGGCCGCAGTGCCGAGCAGCGCATCGCGTTGGACCTGCTCACCGATCCCGAGGTCGGCATCGTCTCGCTGGGCGGTCGGGCGGGCACCGGCAAGTCGGCGCTGGCGCTGTGCGCCGGTCTGGACGCGGTGCTGGAGCGCCGGCAGCACCGCAAGGTCGTGGTGTTCCGGCCGCTGTACGCGGTGGGCGGCCAGGACCTGGGCTACCTGCCGGGCACCGAGTACGAGAAGATGACGCCGTGGTCGCAGGCGGTGCACGACACCCTCTCGGCGCTGACCACGCAGGACGTCATCGACGAGGTCGTCGACCGGGGCATGCTGGAGGTCCTGCCGCTCACCCATATCCGGGGCCGCTCCCTGCACGACTCCTTCGTGATCGTGGACGAGGCGCAGTCCCTGGAGCGCGGTGTGCTGCTGACCGTGCTGTCGCGGCTCGGCGAGAACTCCCGGGTGGTGCTCACCCACGACGTCGCGCAGCGTGACAACCTCCGGGTGGGCCGCTACGACGGGGTGGTCGCCGTGATCGAGAAGCTCAAGGGGCACCCGTTGTTCGCGCACATCACGCTGACCCGTTCGGAGCGCTCCCCGATCGCCGCGCTGGTCACCGAGATGCTGGAGGGCTGA
- a CDS encoding lytic transglycosylase domain-containing protein translates to MRPSKGRSLLKNRISLRLATAAGTAALTVAGATFGFSAFAADTGAAPEQAASAAVLPNEADAEPFFPDNGEGIPAGRLEQASSQRDQALGQALATANGTLEEEKEEEPEPEPESIPTGDPRGIAQAMLADYGWSADQFSCLDSLWQRESNWNHLAQNPSSGAYGIPQALPGSKMASAGADWQTNPATQIKWGLGYIQDRYGSPCAAWEHSQSVGWY, encoded by the coding sequence ATGCGACCGTCGAAAGGCCGATCCTTGCTGAAGAACCGGATTTCGCTGCGGCTCGCCACCGCGGCAGGGACGGCGGCGCTCACCGTCGCGGGCGCGACGTTCGGCTTCTCCGCCTTCGCCGCCGACACCGGCGCCGCGCCGGAGCAGGCCGCCTCGGCCGCCGTCCTGCCCAACGAGGCGGACGCAGAGCCTTTCTTCCCCGACAACGGCGAGGGGATCCCCGCAGGCCGGCTCGAACAGGCCAGCAGCCAGCGCGACCAGGCACTGGGCCAGGCCCTCGCCACGGCCAACGGCACCCTGGAGGAGGAGAAGGAGGAGGAACCGGAACCGGAGCCCGAATCCATCCCCACCGGAGACCCCAGGGGGATCGCCCAGGCCATGCTCGCCGACTACGGGTGGAGCGCCGACCAGTTCAGCTGCCTCGACTCGCTGTGGCAGCGGGAGAGCAACTGGAACCACCTGGCGCAGAACCCCAGCTCCGGTGCGTACGGCATCCCGCAGGCGCTGCCCGGCAGCAAGATGGCCAGCGCCGGAGCCGACTGGCAGACCAACCCCGCCACCCAGATCAAGTGGGGGCTGGGCTACATCCAGGACCGCTACGGCAGCCCGTGCGCGGCCTGGGAGCACTCGCAGAGCGTCGGCTGGTACTGA
- a CDS encoding class II fumarate hydratase has translation MTEFRVEHDSMGEVRVPVEAKWRAQTQRAVENFPISGQGLEAAHIAALGHIKAAAATVNAELGVIKGDVAAAIREAALEVAEGKWNDHFPVDVFQTGSGTSSNMNTNEVIATLATERLGEPVHPNDHVNASQSSNDVFPSSIHIAATSALINDLVPALRHLEEALSAKASEFATVVKSGRTHLMDATPVTLGQEFAGYAAQVRYGIERVEAALPRVAELPLGGTAVGTGINTPEGFSAKVIAEIARATGLPLTEARDHFEAQGARDGLVELSGQLRTIAVSFCKIANDIRWMGSGPRTGLTEIFLPDLQPGSSIMPGKVNPVLCEAMLQVASQVVGNDAAVAFGGSTGNFELNVQLPLIARNVLESIRLLANISRVFADRCVAGITANEERCREYAESSPSIVTPLNRYIGYEEAAKVAKQSLAERKTIRQVVIERGYVAAGKLTEAQLDEALDVLSMTNSQ, from the coding sequence ATGACTGAATTCCGCGTCGAGCACGACTCGATGGGCGAGGTCAGGGTTCCCGTCGAGGCCAAGTGGCGGGCGCAGACCCAGCGCGCGGTCGAGAACTTCCCCATCTCGGGGCAGGGCCTGGAGGCCGCGCACATCGCCGCGCTGGGCCACATCAAGGCCGCCGCCGCCACGGTCAACGCCGAGCTCGGCGTGATCAAGGGGGACGTGGCCGCGGCGATCCGCGAGGCGGCCCTGGAGGTCGCCGAGGGCAAGTGGAACGACCACTTCCCGGTGGACGTGTTCCAGACCGGTTCGGGCACGTCGAGCAACATGAACACCAACGAGGTCATCGCGACGCTGGCCACCGAGCGGCTGGGCGAGCCGGTCCACCCCAACGACCACGTCAACGCGTCGCAGTCGTCCAACGACGTGTTCCCGTCCTCGATCCATATCGCGGCGACCTCCGCGCTGATCAACGACCTGGTTCCGGCGTTGCGGCACCTGGAGGAGGCGCTGTCGGCGAAGGCGTCGGAGTTCGCCACGGTGGTCAAGAGCGGCCGCACCCACCTGATGGACGCCACCCCGGTGACCCTGGGCCAGGAGTTCGCCGGATACGCCGCGCAGGTGCGCTACGGCATCGAGCGGGTCGAGGCGGCGCTGCCGCGCGTGGCGGAGCTGCCGCTGGGCGGTACGGCGGTGGGCACCGGCATCAACACGCCCGAGGGCTTCTCCGCGAAGGTGATCGCCGAGATCGCGCGGGCCACGGGGCTGCCGCTGACCGAGGCGCGCGACCACTTCGAGGCGCAGGGCGCGCGGGACGGCCTGGTGGAGCTGTCCGGCCAGCTGCGGACGATCGCGGTGAGCTTCTGCAAGATCGCCAACGACATCCGGTGGATGGGCTCGGGGCCGCGCACCGGTCTGACCGAGATCTTCCTGCCCGACCTGCAGCCGGGCTCCTCGATCATGCCGGGCAAGGTCAACCCGGTGCTGTGCGAGGCGATGCTCCAGGTGGCCTCGCAGGTGGTCGGCAACGACGCGGCGGTGGCGTTCGGCGGTTCGACCGGCAACTTCGAGCTGAACGTGCAGCTGCCGCTGATCGCCCGCAACGTGCTGGAGTCGATCCGGCTGCTGGCCAATATCTCCCGGGTGTTCGCCGACCGGTGCGTGGCGGGGATCACCGCCAACGAGGAGCGCTGCCGCGAGTACGCGGAGTCCTCGCCGTCGATCGTCACCCCGCTCAACCGCTACATCGGCTACGAGGAGGCCGCGAAGGTCGCCAAGCAGTCGCTGGCGGAGCGCAAGACGATCCGCCAGGTCGTCATCGAGCGCGGGTACGTCGCCGCGGGCAAGCTGACCGAGGCCCAGTTGGACGAGGCGCTCGACGTGCTGTCGATGACCAACTCGCAGTAG
- a CDS encoding DUF1707 SHOCT-like domain-containing protein has product MEGPPPERLRASDADRERVLAVLRAAVEDGRLDLEEFQERSDRVHAARRLGDLVGITADLVPPDAQPLRLGSGPVSALFGSERRAGRWVVPVRQFVFSLFGTAEVDLRDALLSRDRVVVTASALFGRVVIRVPEGMEVRLRGRSFLGRRSAAVRPSPLRDAPVLEVDGFSLLGSVRVSAPRRRRRLGRGRRPRELE; this is encoded by the coding sequence ATCGAAGGACCTCCCCCGGAGCGGCTGCGCGCCTCCGACGCCGACCGGGAACGTGTGCTGGCGGTACTGCGTGCGGCGGTCGAGGACGGCCGTCTGGACCTGGAGGAGTTCCAGGAGCGCAGCGACCGCGTCCACGCGGCGCGTCGGCTCGGCGACCTGGTGGGGATCACCGCCGACCTGGTGCCGCCCGACGCCCAGCCGCTGCGTCTGGGCTCCGGCCCGGTCTCCGCGCTGTTCGGCAGCGAGCGGCGCGCCGGCCGCTGGGTGGTGCCGGTGCGCCAGTTCGTGTTCTCCCTCTTCGGCACCGCCGAGGTGGACCTGCGGGACGCGCTGCTGTCCCGGGACCGGGTGGTGGTGACCGCCTCCGCGCTGTTCGGGCGGGTGGTGATCCGGGTGCCCGAGGGGATGGAGGTGCGCCTGCGCGGCCGCTCCTTCCTCGGCCGGCGCAGTGCCGCGGTCCGTCCCTCGCCGCTGCGGGACGCCCCGGTCCTGGAAGTCGACGGGTTCTCCCTGCTGGGTTCGGTACGGGTCAGCGCGCCCCGGCGGCGCCGGCGGCTGGGCCGCGGACGGCGGCCGCGGGAACTGGAGTGA
- a CDS encoding ABC transporter ATP-binding protein: MTSSPQSGRSALHPGSPSATPAISLRGVVKRFGDITAVDGLDLDVPEGTVLGLLGPNGAGKSTTMRMLTAQSRADAGQISILGHPVPKESKWARSLMGVVPQHDNLDEELTVEENLYSFTYLYRVPRRERAAAVERALRIAHLEHRRDTFTENLSGGMRRRLLIARGLVHRPRVVLLDEPTVGLDPQVRQELWGLITALREEGVTVLMSTHYIEEAERLSDEVALMAKGRVVRRGVPADLIAEYAGKTVEEYAVGLDGIEELEKIVHDAGFTTRRTGSALSVLRAEELPDSLRDRLGPGMRRASNLEDVFVTLTGETVE, encoded by the coding sequence ATGACTTCGTCACCACAGTCCGGCCGGTCGGCGCTCCACCCCGGATCCCCCTCCGCGACGCCGGCGATCTCCCTGCGCGGAGTGGTCAAACGCTTCGGTGACATCACCGCGGTGGACGGTCTCGACCTCGACGTCCCCGAAGGCACCGTGCTGGGCCTGCTCGGCCCCAACGGCGCGGGCAAGTCCACCACGATGCGCATGCTCACCGCGCAGAGCCGGGCCGACGCGGGACAGATCAGCATCCTGGGCCACCCCGTCCCCAAGGAGTCGAAGTGGGCGCGCTCCCTCATGGGGGTGGTGCCCCAGCACGACAACCTCGACGAGGAGCTCACCGTCGAGGAGAACCTGTACAGCTTCACCTACCTGTACCGAGTGCCGCGCCGCGAACGCGCCGCCGCGGTGGAGCGGGCACTGCGCATCGCCCACCTGGAGCACCGGCGCGACACGTTCACCGAGAACCTCTCCGGGGGCATGCGCCGCCGGCTGCTCATCGCCCGCGGCCTGGTGCACCGGCCCCGCGTGGTGCTGCTCGACGAACCGACCGTCGGCCTGGACCCGCAGGTCCGCCAGGAACTGTGGGGGCTGATCACCGCCCTGCGGGAGGAGGGCGTCACGGTCCTGATGTCCACCCACTACATCGAGGAGGCCGAACGGCTCTCCGACGAGGTGGCGCTCATGGCGAAGGGACGCGTCGTCCGGCGCGGCGTCCCCGCCGACCTGATCGCCGAGTACGCCGGGAAGACCGTCGAGGAGTACGCGGTCGGCCTCGACGGCATCGAGGAGCTGGAGAAGATCGTCCACGACGCCGGCTTCACCACGCGGCGCACCGGATCGGCGCTGTCGGTGCTGCGGGCCGAGGAGCTGCCCGACTCGCTGCGCGACCGGCTGGGCCCCGGCATGCGCCGGGCCAGCAACCTGGAGGACGTGTTCGTGACCCTGACAGGGGAGACAGTGGAATGA
- a CDS encoding ABC transporter permease has product MTATEDTAAPRATDLRTRPGGFEFAPIAGVLAREWALYRRTWAPITFSAIVEPVLYLLAFGMGMGALIGSIGGYDYIEFLGTGIVAMSVLFSSMFPGLINTFVRRRFQHTYEGVLAAPVDVRELVTGEALWIALKAGVYGCAPLLVAIVFGLDPTWAMLLVPFVGVVTGFGFALLGILLAAVIPSIRMMDYIISGLITPLFLVAGTFFPIDQLPGWAQTAAQVNPLYHCVELVRGLAFGIGLLPALGHLAVIAVFTVLVWFLAVHRMHRRLID; this is encoded by the coding sequence ATGACGGCGACCGAGGACACCGCCGCCCCGCGCGCCACCGACCTGCGCACCCGACCCGGAGGCTTCGAGTTCGCACCGATCGCCGGGGTCCTGGCCCGCGAGTGGGCGCTGTACCGGCGCACCTGGGCGCCCATCACCTTCTCCGCGATCGTCGAACCGGTGCTGTACCTGCTCGCCTTCGGCATGGGCATGGGCGCGCTCATCGGCAGCATCGGCGGCTACGACTACATCGAGTTCCTGGGCACCGGCATCGTCGCGATGTCGGTGCTGTTCTCGTCCATGTTCCCGGGACTGATCAACACGTTCGTGCGCCGCCGTTTCCAGCACACCTACGAGGGGGTGCTGGCCGCCCCGGTGGACGTGCGCGAACTGGTCACCGGCGAGGCGCTGTGGATCGCGTTGAAGGCGGGCGTCTACGGCTGCGCCCCGCTGCTGGTGGCGATCGTGTTCGGCCTGGACCCCACCTGGGCGATGCTGCTCGTCCCGTTCGTCGGGGTGGTCACCGGGTTCGGGTTCGCGCTGCTCGGCATCCTGCTGGCGGCGGTCATCCCGTCCATCCGGATGATGGACTACATCATCTCCGGGCTCATCACGCCGCTGTTCCTGGTCGCGGGGACGTTCTTCCCCATCGACCAGCTGCCGGGATGGGCGCAGACGGCGGCCCAGGTCAACCCGCTCTACCACTGTGTGGAGCTGGTGCGCGGCCTCGCCTTCGGCATCGGCCTCCTGCCCGCCCTGGGGCACCTCGCCGTGATCGCCGTCTTCACCGTGCTCGTGTGGTTCCTGGCGGTCCACCGGATGCACCGCCGGCTCATCGACTGA
- a CDS encoding DUF3352 domain-containing protein, producing MIPLSIVLAVALVGGGVWASMALVNNLFGGPQPESVLPGSSLAFAKVDLKPSGGQWASYAQFYERLPDTVKDDLGGSDEDFGEELFEELYPDLNLDYATEVEPWLGQRFGVAVWVSSQEEFLYAVAVAVEDEDRAEETLTRIQTEDDRLFFDIVDGFAILTDSQEALNDRNSQVEQHGSLKDNETFSADLREIGDGIAMLWADYGAMARDETAAAEFDLEDLSEVGEVTGRFAAVVRMESEYLEFEANVFDAGIDGNTLFADSVPPGGISALHDLPDNSVIALGGDGLDSVAQAVWEANSASIESTPDYDDFDGIMRELGVRLPADFHKILGTKTALGITDLEGLDFFGTGDVSFDLRLTGADHDLWSDLMAPSDYTYGPTPTVTADGDTTVVSLGTAGTGRLGDDPVFQQTMRGLEEAHLALYMDLRVVAEESEDSWPEQWGGLGGALTFHEGGSMSLNLRWVPSPA from the coding sequence ATGATCCCGCTGTCCATCGTGCTGGCGGTGGCCCTGGTCGGCGGCGGCGTGTGGGCGTCGATGGCGCTGGTGAACAACCTGTTCGGCGGACCGCAGCCCGAGTCGGTGCTGCCCGGCTCCTCCCTGGCGTTCGCCAAGGTCGACCTCAAACCCAGCGGCGGGCAGTGGGCCTCCTACGCCCAGTTCTACGAACGGCTGCCCGACACCGTGAAGGACGACCTCGGCGGCTCCGACGAGGACTTCGGCGAGGAACTGTTCGAGGAGCTCTACCCCGACCTCAACCTCGACTACGCGACGGAGGTCGAGCCGTGGCTGGGGCAGCGCTTCGGCGTCGCCGTGTGGGTGAGTTCCCAGGAGGAGTTCCTGTACGCGGTGGCCGTCGCCGTCGAGGACGAGGACCGCGCCGAGGAGACCCTCACCCGCATCCAGACCGAGGACGACCGCCTCTTCTTCGACATCGTCGACGGCTTCGCGATCCTCACTGACTCCCAGGAGGCGCTCAACGACCGGAACTCCCAGGTGGAGCAGCACGGGTCGCTGAAGGACAACGAGACCTTCTCCGCCGACCTCCGCGAGATCGGCGACGGGATCGCCATGCTGTGGGCCGACTACGGGGCGATGGCGCGGGACGAGACGGCCGCAGCGGAATTCGACCTGGAGGACCTGTCCGAGGTCGGAGAGGTCACCGGCCGCTTCGCCGCGGTCGTGCGGATGGAGAGCGAGTACCTGGAGTTCGAGGCCAACGTGTTCGACGCGGGGATCGACGGCAACACCCTGTTCGCCGACTCCGTTCCCCCCGGGGGCATCAGCGCACTGCACGACCTGCCGGACAACTCCGTCATCGCGCTCGGCGGCGACGGCCTGGACTCCGTGGCGCAGGCCGTGTGGGAGGCCAACAGCGCGAGCATCGAGTCCACCCCCGACTACGACGACTTCGACGGCATCATGCGGGAGCTGGGCGTGCGGCTGCCCGCCGACTTCCACAAGATCCTGGGCACCAAGACCGCCCTGGGCATCACCGACCTGGAGGGCCTGGACTTCTTCGGCACCGGCGACGTCTCCTTCGACCTGCGGCTGACCGGTGCGGACCACGACCTGTGGAGCGACCTGATGGCCCCCTCCGACTACACCTACGGCCCCACCCCCACGGTCACCGCCGACGGCGACACCACGGTGGTCTCCCTGGGGACCGCCGGGACGGGACGGCTCGGCGACGATCCGGTCTTCCAGCAGACGATGCGGGGGCTGGAGGAGGCGCACCTGGCGCTCTACATGGACCTGCGGGTCGTCGCGGAGGAGTCGGAGGACTCCTGGCCCGAGCAGTGGGGCGGCCTGGGGGGCGCCCTGACGTTCCACGAGGGCGGCTCGATGTCGCTCAACCTGCGCTGGGTGCCCAGCCCGGCGTGA